In one Pseudomonas sp. R84 genomic region, the following are encoded:
- a CDS encoding LysR family transcriptional regulator translates to MELRHLRYFIAVAEELHFGRAAQVLGISQPPLSQQIQALEQEVGARLFERTNRRVELSEAGRLFLEEARLVLAQVDKAADVARRAQLGELGELKIGFTSSAPFNSTIPQAIFAFRQRFPAVHLNLREMSSTQVAEGLVDESIEVGIMRPLGLPDSLSVVELMREPLVAVLGSKHPLAQGSEEGLFLSALALEPFVFFPRSYGSGLYAQLLSLARDAGFSPHFAQEAGEAMTIIGLVAAGLGVSVLPASYQRMRIDGVVYRPLLDPEAVSAVWLVQRKDQKSPMAKAFVDLLTRKVESA, encoded by the coding sequence ATGGAATTGCGTCATCTGCGCTACTTCATCGCCGTTGCCGAAGAGCTGCATTTTGGCCGTGCCGCACAAGTGCTGGGGATTTCTCAGCCGCCACTGAGTCAGCAGATTCAGGCGCTGGAGCAAGAGGTTGGCGCGCGGTTGTTCGAACGGACCAATCGTCGGGTTGAGTTGAGTGAGGCGGGGCGATTGTTTCTGGAAGAGGCGCGGCTGGTGCTGGCGCAGGTTGATAAAGCGGCGGACGTCGCCCGACGTGCGCAACTCGGTGAACTGGGCGAGTTGAAGATTGGTTTCACCTCGTCGGCACCGTTCAACTCGACCATTCCCCAAGCGATCTTTGCCTTTCGCCAGCGTTTTCCGGCGGTGCACCTCAACCTTCGTGAGATGAGCAGCACGCAGGTCGCCGAGGGCCTGGTGGATGAGTCGATCGAGGTCGGCATCATGCGCCCGCTTGGGTTGCCGGATTCGCTCAGCGTGGTGGAGTTGATGCGTGAGCCGCTGGTCGCCGTGCTCGGTTCCAAGCATCCACTGGCCCAGGGATCGGAGGAGGGCTTGTTCCTCTCGGCGCTGGCGCTGGAGCCGTTCGTGTTCTTTCCGCGCAGTTACGGCAGCGGGCTGTATGCGCAATTGCTGAGCCTGGCGCGCGATGCCGGGTTCAGCCCGCACTTCGCTCAAGAGGCGGGGGAGGCGATGACCATCATCGGTCTGGTCGCAGCGGGGTTGGGGGTTTCGGTGCTGCCGGCGTCCTATCAGCGGATGCGCATCGATGGCGTGGTCTACCGACCGTTGCTCGATCCGGAAGCGGTGTCGGCGGTGTGGCTGGTGCAGCGCAAGGATCAGAAATCGCCAATGGCCAAGGCGTTCGTAGATTTGCTCACGCGCAAAGTCGAGTCCGCTTAA
- a CDS encoding excinuclease produces the protein MQVKALIAAALFALLPSASHATNLMYMPFETVLSDAIRAGRLDGSVKFYLLGNGPQGTQQLLRSGVVSDLKTNGFNKSDHNSCEWVLQSNLIKLQADAKRVGANAVVNIVSYYDQHVRKDLNTYECRAGIFVTRVALKGDLVRLP, from the coding sequence ATGCAAGTGAAAGCCCTGATCGCCGCTGCGCTTTTCGCGCTACTGCCCAGCGCCAGCCACGCCACCAACTTGATGTACATGCCCTTCGAAACCGTGCTGTCGGACGCGATTCGCGCCGGACGGCTGGATGGCAGTGTGAAGTTCTATCTGCTCGGCAATGGACCGCAGGGGACTCAGCAGTTATTGCGCAGCGGGGTGGTCAGTGATTTGAAGACCAATGGCTTCAACAAGAGTGACCACAACTCTTGCGAGTGGGTGTTGCAGTCGAATCTGATCAAGTTGCAGGCCGATGCCAAACGGGTCGGGGCGAATGCGGTGGTCAATATCGTCAGCTATTACGACCAGCATGTGCGCAAGGATTTGAATACGTATGAATGCCGGGCAGGGATTTTTGTCACGCGGGTGGCGTTGAAGGGGGATTTGGTGCGGTTGCCCTAA